From the Flavimarina sp. Hel_I_48 genome, one window contains:
- the rpsG gene encoding 30S ribosomal protein S7, producing MRKRQAKKRPLLPDPRFNDQLVTRFVNMMMWDGKKSVAFKIFYDAMDIVEEKKNNEEKTSLEVWKDALSNVMPHVEVRSRRVGGATFQIPMQIRPDRKISTAMKWLISYSRKRNEKSMAVKLAAEVLAAAKEEGAAVKKRLDTHKMAEANKAFSHFRF from the coding sequence ATGAGAAAAAGACAGGCGAAAAAAAGGCCATTGTTGCCAGATCCTCGATTTAACGATCAACTTGTTACGCGTTTTGTGAACATGATGATGTGGGATGGTAAGAAATCGGTAGCCTTCAAAATCTTTTACGATGCAATGGATATCGTTGAGGAGAAAAAAAATAATGAAGAGAAAACTTCTCTTGAGGTTTGGAAAGATGCTCTTTCCAATGTTATGCCTCATGTTGAAGTACGTAGCCGTAGAGTAGGTGGAGCAACTTTTCAAATCCCTATGCAGATCAGGCCAGATCGTAAGATCTCTACTGCAATGAAGTGGTTGATAAGTTATTCCCGTAAGCGGAACGAAAAGTCAATGGCCGTTAAATTGGCTGCTGAAGTTTTGGCTGCTGCTAAAGAAGAAGGAGCCGCTGTTAAAAAACGTCTCGATACGCATAAAATGGCCGAAGCGAACAAAGCATTCTCTCACTTTAGATTCTAG
- a CDS encoding BamA/TamA family outer membrane protein — MKLEITTKDSLTTIYDNKEYQNFENLNNTVQKTRDSLQKIGFFDANISRLKKENDSLYIAYINAGAKTSILRIKLRDSIVRTYAEKSNLFARENQDLFINVSDFESIMADFTAKESKNGYPLSSFQLKNTISNGDTLIADLVLKRENLRRIDKIVIEGYDKFPLAYLKHYAGFRPNNPFDRILINRKFENLTNLPFINALKDPEVLFEKDSTSLFLYVEKIAANRFDGFLGFGNSEDSGKLRLDGYLDLHLLNNLNYGELLELNYKSDGNDQQTLRVALEIPYLFKSPLGIQAELNLFRRDTSFSTSQQQLDLFYQLKGNSRISSGINLENSTSLKEILSLPNDSIADYKKTQFNIGFNQNKRSKEKLFPSKSAFFLKTSLGKRTSLGATENQIVVEGGALYTFVLNPKQRFVISNNTKNIISDQYISNELFRFGGINSIRGFKENTINANLYSVFRTEYSFLASPSLYVHTITDAAYFENELLNEQSFLYSFGIGAGIATSAGLLHINLANGLREGQNFQFSNSILHIRLTTNF; from the coding sequence TTGAAATTAGAAATCACTACTAAGGACAGCCTTACCACTATTTACGATAACAAGGAATATCAAAATTTTGAAAACCTAAATAACACTGTTCAAAAAACACGCGACAGCCTTCAAAAAATCGGGTTTTTTGACGCGAATATTTCTCGCTTAAAGAAAGAAAACGACTCTTTATATATAGCGTACATAAATGCTGGTGCTAAAACATCAATCCTCAGAATCAAATTAAGGGACAGTATAGTACGTACTTATGCTGAAAAATCAAACCTATTTGCGAGAGAAAATCAGGATTTATTCATAAATGTATCAGATTTTGAGTCCATTATGGCTGATTTTACAGCTAAGGAGTCAAAAAATGGCTACCCACTTTCTTCGTTTCAATTAAAAAATACAATATCTAATGGGGATACGTTGATTGCAGACCTTGTCCTTAAAAGAGAAAATTTGAGGAGGATAGATAAAATAGTAATTGAAGGATATGACAAATTCCCCCTAGCCTATCTCAAACATTATGCTGGTTTCCGACCTAACAATCCTTTTGACCGTATTTTGATCAATAGAAAATTTGAAAATCTTACGAATCTTCCATTTATTAATGCTCTAAAAGACCCTGAAGTACTTTTTGAAAAGGATAGTACAAGCCTATTTTTATACGTTGAAAAAATTGCTGCAAATCGTTTTGATGGTTTTCTCGGTTTCGGTAATAGTGAAGATTCAGGAAAACTTCGTCTCGATGGATATCTTGATCTACACCTTCTTAACAATTTAAATTACGGCGAACTTCTAGAACTGAATTATAAGAGTGATGGAAATGATCAACAAACGCTACGCGTAGCCCTGGAAATACCTTATTTATTCAAATCCCCTTTGGGAATTCAGGCTGAGCTCAACCTTTTTCGCAGGGATACTTCTTTTTCAACATCACAGCAGCAGTTGGATCTTTTTTACCAACTCAAAGGTAATTCCAGAATAAGCAGTGGAATCAACCTTGAAAATTCGACTTCATTAAAAGAAATCCTTAGTTTACCAAATGATAGTATTGCAGACTATAAAAAAACACAATTTAATATAGGCTTTAATCAAAATAAACGATCAAAAGAAAAACTCTTCCCAAGCAAAAGCGCTTTCTTTCTAAAAACATCGCTTGGCAAAAGAACATCTTTAGGTGCAACTGAAAATCAAATTGTAGTAGAAGGCGGTGCTCTTTATACGTTTGTTTTAAATCCTAAACAACGTTTTGTGATAAGCAATAACACAAAGAACATTATTTCGGATCAATACATCAGCAATGAACTTTTCCGTTTTGGGGGAATCAATAGCATAAGGGGATTCAAAGAGAATACTATAAATGCGAATTTATATTCCGTTTTTAGAACCGAATACAGTTTTCTGGCATCCCCAAGCCTATATGTTCATACTATAACAGATGCTGCTTATTTTGAAAATGAACTATTAAACGAACAAAGTTTTCTGTACAGTTTTGGAATCGGAGCAGGCATAGCGACCTCTGCAGGTTTACTCCACATAAATCTAGCCAACGGGTTAAGAGAAGGACAAAATTTCCAATTTTCTAATTCCATTTTACACATCAGGTTAACTACCAACTTCTGA
- a CDS encoding SusC/RagA family TonB-linked outer membrane protein, whose translation MKTKLNGLLTLLFALVVQISFAQTKSVSGTVTDGGGVPLPGVNILVQGTATGTQSDFDGNYTIEAATGSKLTFSYVGFSDQLVTVGSANTYDIQMEAGESLDEVVVTALGISREKKTLGYATEEVSGDQVSTVTQGGNVANSLSGKVSGLQIRRNSNIGGSTNVLLRGTNSLTGNNQALFVVDGVIIDNSNTNTSSQQTAGSGFDYGNAASDINPESIATVNVLKGAAATALYGNRASNGAIIITTKKGKRGEGLGVTVNSGIQIGKVNKETFPTYQNQYGGGYGAFYSDLNPYFFEQDVNGDGTNDLVTPLTEDASYGGAFDPSLLVYQWDAFFDPTSPNFNTATPWAFAGKNGPISFFEDAVTITNSVAVSGGTDVSSFRLNYSKFDAEGILPNSEQDKNTINFSGSYDFTEDFTVSTNINFINQKTLGRNGTGYSDNIISNFRQWAQTNVNFQDQRRAYERTGMNYTWNPSSSTNPTPIFWDNPYYVRYENFQNDERNRVYGNVVLNYDMTDWFSVTGRITMDSYDEMQEERTSTGSNPVADYSRFNRTFREYNYDLILNFDKDITEDITFNGLLGTNIRRSNENSIRASTNGGFAVPGVFSLANSQNPIIAPTEQEIELGVDGVYAQASFGFFNKLYLEGTIRRDATSTLPSSNNTFYYPSVTGSYIFSNDINADWLSFAKLRLNYAEVGTGADFAALRDIFIKPTPFGSANLFSVSDRRRNPDLKEERLTSYEGGLELDFLNRRLGLDISYYRTLTNDQTIPLAVSGSTGYLEKVINSGELENKGLEVALNASPIQTESGFNWDLRVNFARNRNKLRSLSEQTNNIVLGSFQGGVTLNATVGQPYGVIKGTDYVYNDNGERVINANGLFQRTGPDAVIGDVNPDWTGGIYNSFSYKNLSLSFLIDIQKGGSVFSLDQYYGQATGLYPNTAFTNDLGNPVRNTLENDGGVVFNGVYENGQPNTTRVDVSSFGVFGYQRFPNSEFVYDAGYVKLREVALSYTLPESFLKNVFFQKATFTLTGSNLWIIDKSTPYSDPEAGLSSGNLQGYQSGVMPTTRDYGFNINLQF comes from the coding sequence ATGAAAACAAAATTAAATGGATTACTAACGCTTTTATTCGCGTTAGTAGTGCAAATTTCATTTGCACAAACTAAATCAGTGTCCGGTACGGTCACCGATGGAGGCGGTGTACCACTTCCTGGGGTGAATATTTTAGTACAGGGTACTGCCACTGGAACACAGTCGGATTTTGACGGGAATTATACAATTGAAGCCGCCACTGGCTCAAAACTTACATTCTCGTATGTAGGATTTTCCGATCAACTGGTAACTGTGGGAAGTGCTAATACATACGACATACAAATGGAGGCAGGTGAGTCTCTTGATGAAGTCGTTGTAACTGCTCTCGGTATATCCAGAGAAAAGAAAACTTTAGGTTATGCAACTGAGGAAGTTTCTGGAGATCAGGTAAGCACAGTAACTCAAGGTGGTAACGTTGCCAACTCACTTTCCGGTAAAGTTTCCGGTCTACAAATTAGACGTAACAGCAACATAGGTGGTTCTACTAACGTGCTTTTGCGTGGTACTAATTCCCTGACTGGGAATAACCAGGCACTTTTTGTTGTTGATGGTGTAATTATTGACAATTCAAATACCAATACCTCTTCACAGCAAACCGCTGGTTCAGGTTTTGACTATGGTAATGCTGCCTCAGATATAAATCCTGAAAGCATTGCAACAGTGAACGTACTTAAGGGTGCAGCTGCAACCGCCCTCTACGGTAACCGTGCCTCTAACGGTGCGATAATTATCACCACCAAAAAAGGAAAAAGAGGTGAAGGTCTGGGAGTTACCGTTAACTCTGGAATACAAATAGGAAAAGTAAATAAAGAAACTTTCCCTACGTACCAAAACCAATATGGTGGAGGTTATGGAGCGTTTTATAGTGATTTAAACCCATATTTCTTCGAACAGGATGTAAATGGGGATGGCACTAATGATTTAGTAACCCCACTTACCGAGGATGCTTCTTACGGTGGAGCTTTTGACCCTTCTCTACTTGTTTATCAATGGGATGCGTTTTTTGACCCTACCAGCCCTAATTTCAACACTGCAACACCATGGGCTTTTGCTGGTAAAAACGGACCTATATCTTTCTTCGAAGATGCGGTTACAATTACTAATAGTGTTGCAGTATCTGGTGGTACAGATGTATCATCATTCCGTTTGAACTACTCTAAGTTTGACGCAGAAGGTATCTTACCGAACAGTGAGCAAGATAAAAACACCATTAACTTTAGTGGTAGTTATGATTTTACTGAGGACTTTACAGTTTCCACAAACATCAACTTCATCAATCAGAAGACATTGGGTCGTAATGGCACGGGATATTCAGACAATATCATTTCCAATTTCAGGCAATGGGCACAGACCAACGTGAATTTTCAAGATCAGCGTAGGGCTTACGAACGCACAGGAATGAACTACACCTGGAACCCTTCATCTTCTACAAATCCAACCCCTATTTTCTGGGATAATCCTTATTATGTGCGTTATGAGAACTTTCAGAATGATGAGCGTAATAGGGTTTATGGTAACGTAGTACTTAACTATGATATGACAGATTGGTTTAGTGTAACTGGTCGTATTACAATGGACTCTTACGATGAAATGCAGGAGGAAAGAACCTCTACTGGAAGTAACCCTGTAGCGGATTACTCGCGTTTCAACAGAACTTTTAGGGAGTACAATTACGACCTGATTCTTAATTTTGATAAAGATATCACCGAAGACATAACTTTTAATGGTCTTTTAGGTACTAACATACGTCGTAGTAATGAGAATTCTATACGTGCTTCAACCAATGGTGGCTTTGCAGTACCAGGAGTATTCTCTTTGGCAAATTCCCAAAACCCTATAATTGCTCCAACAGAACAAGAAATAGAACTAGGTGTAGACGGTGTTTACGCTCAAGCAAGTTTTGGCTTTTTCAACAAACTCTATCTAGAAGGAACAATAAGAAGGGATGCTACATCTACACTTCCATCAAGTAACAATACTTTTTATTACCCATCAGTTACCGGAAGTTATATTTTCTCTAATGACATCAATGCAGACTGGTTGAGCTTTGCTAAATTACGTCTTAACTATGCAGAGGTAGGTACAGGTGCAGATTTTGCGGCCCTTAGGGATATATTTATTAAACCTACCCCATTTGGTTCTGCCAATTTATTTTCAGTATCAGATAGAAGAAGGAATCCAGACCTAAAAGAAGAGCGACTTACAAGTTATGAAGGTGGTCTGGAATTGGATTTCTTAAACAGAAGACTTGGTTTGGATATTTCTTATTACAGGACCTTAACCAATGATCAGACTATCCCATTAGCGGTTAGTGGTTCAACAGGTTATCTTGAAAAAGTTATAAATTCAGGTGAGTTGGAAAATAAAGGTTTAGAAGTTGCGTTAAACGCCAGCCCTATCCAAACTGAATCTGGATTTAACTGGGACTTGCGAGTGAATTTTGCACGTAACCGAAACAAACTCCGTAGCCTTTCTGAACAAACGAATAATATTGTTTTGGGAAGTTTTCAAGGAGGTGTGACTTTGAACGCAACAGTAGGTCAGCCATATGGTGTAATAAAGGGTACAGATTATGTTTATAATGACAATGGAGAACGTGTAATCAATGCTAACGGCCTTTTCCAACGAACTGGACCAGACGCCGTTATTGGGGATGTAAACCCAGATTGGACTGGCGGTATCTATAACTCCTTTAGCTACAAAAACTTAAGCTTGAGCTTCTTGATTGACATACAAAAAGGTGGTAGTGTTTTCTCACTTGACCAGTATTATGGTCAGGCAACCGGTCTATACCCCAATACTGCTTTTACAAATGACTTAGGAAATCCTGTGCGAAATACATTAGAAAATGATGGAGGAGTAGTATTTAATGGTGTGTATGAAAATGGACAACCTAACACTACACGTGTAGACGTTAGTTCCTTTGGAGTTTTTGGATATCAACGTTTTCCTAATTCAGAATTTGTTTATGATGCTGGTTACGTTAAGCTTCGTGAAGTGGCGCTTAGCTACACCCTTCCTGAAAGTTTCTTAAAAAATGTCTTCTTTCAAAAAGCCACATTTACACTTACAGGTTCTAACTTGTGGATTATTGATAAAAGCACTCCCTACTCAGACCCAGAAGCAGGTTTAAGTTCTGGTAACCTTCAGGGATATCAGAGTGGTGTTATGCCAACTACTAGAGATTACGGGTTTAACATTAATCTTCAATTTTAA
- the rpsL gene encoding 30S ribosomal protein S12 produces the protein MPTISQLVRKGRTKIAKKSKSAALDSCPQRRGVCTRVYTTTPKKPNSAMRKVARVRLTNGKEVNAYIGGEGHNLQEHSIVLVRGGRVKDLPGVRYHIVRGALDTAGVQGRLQRRSKYGAKRPKK, from the coding sequence ATGCCAACAATTTCACAATTAGTACGAAAAGGAAGAACCAAAATAGCCAAGAAGAGTAAATCGGCTGCTTTGGATTCGTGCCCACAACGCCGCGGGGTTTGTACCCGTGTGTATACCACCACACCTAAAAAACCGAACTCTGCGATGCGTAAAGTAGCGCGTGTAAGGTTGACAAATGGTAAAGAGGTGAATGCATACATAGGTGGAGAAGGTCACAATCTACAAGAGCACTCGATAGTATTGGTTAGAGGTGGAAGGGTGAAGGATTTGCCAGGTGTGAGATATCACATTGTACGTGGCGCATTGGATACCGCTGGTGTTCAAGGCCGTTTACAACGTAGGTCTAAATACGGAGCAAAACGCCCTAAAAAGTAA
- a CDS encoding RagB/SusD family nutrient uptake outer membrane protein: protein MLGICLAEMYLISAESNFRLNGDVGAASLDDINVLRERAGVENAGSIYLAAILLERKGHGF from the coding sequence GTGCTAGGCATATGCTTAGCAGAGATGTACCTCATCAGCGCAGAAAGTAATTTTAGACTTAATGGTGATGTGGGTGCGGCATCATTAGATGATATTAATGTGCTTAGGGAGCGTGCAGGGGTTGAAAATGCTGGATCTATATATCTGGCTGCAATTCTGCTAGAGCGCAAAGGACATGGGTTTTGA
- a CDS encoding SusD/RagB family nutrient-binding outer membrane lipoprotein — protein sequence MLAQCSNDIENLNENEKSFTDVPGEPLMTNGQRDLVDQLVNTSVNFNVFRLFAQQWSEATYVDEARYNITTRSIPRRHWNVMYVDVIKDMNEAALRISAQEVLNVSPAQFEEDSAIKANKLAIIEIQTVLAYQILVDTFGDIPYSEALDIDIINPSYDDDMAIYMDLISRINSALDNLNTTYDSFGAQDLIYNGDTASWLTLGNSIKMRMAMRIADVNPDLAQTLVSDVEDNIIVSNDQNAILQYQATTPNTNPIWVDLVQSNRKDFVPADTFVNALNGLDDPRSDVFFSDPVEGEYLGGPYGSTVQYANFSHIGAPFYEPDLPGDIFDAAEGNFLLAEAAARGFISGDAADFYETAITASMEYWGVSADDIAAYLAQNDVAYDSADGEFRQKIGVQKWIALYNRGFEAWTEYRRLGYPILEAPEGSEFNAVPKRFTYPVVERTLNEPGYTAAASAIGGDELDTAIFWDVE from the coding sequence GTGCTTGCGCAATGTTCCAATGATATCGAGAACTTAAATGAAAATGAGAAATCATTTACTGACGTTCCCGGTGAACCATTAATGACGAATGGTCAGCGTGATCTTGTAGATCAGTTAGTCAATACCAGCGTAAACTTTAATGTATTCCGTCTCTTTGCTCAGCAATGGAGTGAAGCTACCTATGTAGATGAAGCGCGCTATAATATTACTACACGTTCTATACCTCGCAGACATTGGAATGTTATGTATGTGGATGTCATTAAGGATATGAATGAGGCAGCACTACGTATTAGTGCACAAGAAGTACTAAATGTAAGCCCAGCTCAGTTTGAAGAGGATTCTGCAATAAAGGCGAATAAACTTGCAATTATTGAAATTCAAACCGTTTTAGCCTATCAAATTCTAGTTGATACCTTTGGGGATATTCCTTATTCTGAAGCTCTTGATATAGATATTATCAACCCTTCTTACGATGATGATATGGCTATTTACATGGATTTAATTAGTCGTATCAATTCAGCACTTGATAATTTAAATACAACTTATGACAGTTTTGGAGCACAAGATTTGATTTACAATGGTGATACGGCAAGTTGGTTGACTCTTGGTAATTCCATTAAAATGAGAATGGCCATGCGCATTGCAGATGTGAATCCAGACTTAGCTCAAACTTTGGTTTCTGATGTAGAAGACAATATTATTGTATCCAATGATCAAAATGCCATCCTTCAATATCAAGCTACCACTCCAAATACAAATCCTATTTGGGTTGACTTGGTGCAAAGCAATCGTAAAGATTTTGTTCCAGCAGATACATTCGTAAATGCTTTAAATGGTCTTGATGATCCCAGAAGTGATGTATTTTTCTCAGACCCTGTAGAGGGGGAATATTTAGGTGGGCCTTATGGGAGCACAGTACAATATGCCAATTTTTCACACATTGGTGCTCCTTTTTACGAGCCAGACCTTCCAGGTGATATATTTGATGCTGCAGAAGGTAACTTTTTGCTAGCCGAAGCCGCAGCACGTGGTTTTATATCTGGAGACGCTGCAGATTTCTATGAGACCGCAATTACAGCCAGTATGGAGTATTGGGGTGTAAGTGCAGATGACATTGCTGCTTATCTGGCTCAAAATGACGTAGCTTATGATAGTGCTGATGGTGAATTTAGACAAAAAATAGGTGTTCAAAAATGGATCGCGCTATACAATCGTGGTTTTGAAGCTTGGACGGAATACCGCAGATTAGGGTATCCTATTTTAGAAGCTCCTGAAGGATCTGAGTTTAATGCTGTTCCTAAGCGTTTTACTTATCCAGTTGTTGAACGTACGCTCAATGAGCCGGGTTACACCGCTGCAGCATCTGCAATAGGAGGAGATGAATTAGATACGGCTATATTCTGGGATGTTGAATAA